One genomic region from Paramicrobacterium agarici encodes:
- a CDS encoding ethanolamine utilization protein EutH, translating to MAEVGTWIVYVIMAFVVIGAIAAIRNPDRGLGREFIEGLHTIGPIFIPVAGTMATIPYLARFIESVIGPGLKSIGADPSIAAGLIATDMGGYQLAEATSISPASWIMASTLGFTLGCTLVFTIPVGLSMLPRRDHKYMALGILAGVITIPLSGFITMALLIVTQTALRPNIATTGEASWVFEMQWSELLLNLIPIVAVVTLIALGLRFLPNAMLTAFKWFGRILDIIIKVVLALSIVEYFTGLFTTVLGGWGFDPIIADEVDQFRALEVAGYCGLILAGAFPLVYVLRTYGQKPLGKVGKLFGVSTDVTAGILATCANVIALLRLIPAFAPKDKVLCIAFMVCGTDVLGGHLAYAANVQPTMLGPLLIGKFLAGVIAMLLAAWLALPTARRLEALDRENGVILDNEYLHAVDSVGSADTQYKHPVAD from the coding sequence ATGGCAGAAGTAGGCACTTGGATCGTCTACGTCATAATGGCTTTCGTCGTCATTGGCGCGATAGCAGCAATCCGAAATCCAGACCGAGGTCTCGGACGGGAGTTCATCGAAGGGTTGCACACAATCGGTCCGATCTTCATTCCCGTTGCCGGCACCATGGCGACGATCCCATACTTGGCTCGGTTCATAGAGAGCGTGATTGGTCCGGGGCTCAAATCGATCGGCGCAGATCCCTCGATCGCTGCTGGACTTATCGCCACCGACATGGGCGGGTATCAGCTTGCGGAAGCCACATCAATCAGCCCCGCAAGCTGGATTATGGCCTCTACTTTGGGCTTCACTCTCGGATGCACGCTAGTATTCACTATCCCGGTCGGTCTTTCCATGCTTCCGAGGCGTGACCACAAGTACATGGCGCTCGGCATACTCGCCGGAGTAATCACCATTCCGCTAAGCGGGTTCATCACAATGGCCTTGTTGATTGTCACGCAGACAGCACTGCGGCCCAATATCGCCACCACGGGCGAAGCGAGCTGGGTGTTCGAGATGCAGTGGTCTGAGCTGCTACTCAATCTCATACCTATTGTCGCAGTTGTGACCCTCATCGCCCTCGGTCTCCGCTTCTTGCCAAATGCGATGCTGACGGCTTTCAAATGGTTCGGGAGAATCCTCGACATCATCATCAAGGTTGTACTTGCGCTTTCGATCGTTGAATACTTCACCGGTCTTTTCACAACTGTTCTAGGCGGCTGGGGCTTTGACCCGATCATCGCGGACGAAGTCGACCAATTTCGCGCTCTTGAAGTCGCGGGATATTGCGGGCTCATTCTCGCGGGAGCCTTCCCACTGGTGTACGTCCTCCGTACTTATGGGCAAAAGCCACTGGGCAAAGTTGGGAAGCTGTTCGGAGTGAGCACTGACGTAACTGCGGGCATTCTGGCTACGTGCGCGAACGTGATTGCTCTGCTCCGCCTGATCCCCGCATTTGCGCCAAAGGATAAAGTCCTTTGCATTGCATTCATGGTTTGCGGCACTGATGTCCTCGGAGGACATCTTGCTTATGCCGCAAACGTCCAACCCACGATGCTCGGGCCCCTTCTAATCGGGAAATTCTTGGCAGGAGTCATCGCAATGCTCCTCGCGGCGTGGCTGGCCCTGCCGACTGCTCGACGCTTGGAAGCTCTTGACCGCGAAAACGGCGTCATTCTGGACAACGAGTATCTACACGCGGTGGACTCGGTAGGTTCAGCTGATACGCAATACAAGCACCCTGTGGCTGACTAG
- a CDS encoding DeoR/GlpR family DNA-binding transcription regulator: protein MSKTTDRHERIREYMASRAFVNIHELAIAAGTSEVTVRRDLRALEQRGVVVREHGGARLADDLTEAQERFTSRELRNPHGKSEIGQRAVSLIDRGEHVAMNDGTTVMQVAMALESRREPATVTTNALNVALRLSESDSIDVYVLGGLVRRASYGTYQPDSSVIDRLHFDTAVLGVESMSKRGVTVDHPFDLAIAQAMIRQADRVVIVADESKWRRKGRMELATWDEIDVLVTDSAPTADLNQLLLDSGTETLTPETL from the coding sequence TTGTCAAAGACCACCGATCGCCACGAGCGCATCAGGGAGTACATGGCTTCGCGTGCTTTCGTGAACATCCACGAACTCGCGATCGCCGCCGGAACGTCTGAAGTTACTGTTCGCCGTGACCTTCGAGCGCTAGAGCAGCGCGGAGTTGTTGTCCGGGAGCATGGTGGCGCGCGACTGGCCGACGACTTGACGGAAGCACAAGAGCGATTTACCTCGCGGGAACTACGCAATCCGCATGGCAAGTCGGAGATCGGCCAGCGCGCCGTATCCCTGATCGATCGTGGCGAACACGTCGCGATGAACGACGGTACGACAGTGATGCAGGTCGCAATGGCGCTCGAGTCGCGCCGCGAGCCGGCGACAGTGACAACAAACGCTTTGAACGTTGCTCTCCGTCTTAGTGAAAGCGACTCAATTGATGTCTATGTCCTTGGAGGGTTGGTTCGACGAGCCTCTTACGGTACCTATCAACCAGACAGCTCTGTGATTGACCGGTTGCATTTCGATACTGCAGTCCTAGGCGTCGAATCGATGTCTAAGCGGGGAGTTACAGTCGACCACCCGTTTGACCTCGCGATCGCCCAAGCGATGATTCGGCAAGCGGACCGCGTCGTAATCGTGGCCGACGAGTCGAAATGGCGCCGCAAGGGGCGCATGGAGCTCGCGACCTGGGACGAAATCGATGTTCTGGTCACAGATTCAGCGCCAACCGCTGACTTGAACCAACTGCTCCTGGATTCAGGGACAGAAACTCTCACACCCGAAACCCTTTGA
- a CDS encoding FAD-dependent oxidoreductase: MGKERLIVIGAGVTGSAIARDASMRGIPTTVIESGEIGGGTSGRFHSMLQSGARYVVTDTEYAAECMQERKISERIASFARVDTEGLFVLFEDDDPKFGDRFAESCAVAGIPAKWLDSSEIAAREPNIAASQGGFVVPDAVFHPWEMVPAIAASAISHGAEFLTHTRAVSIESTGSTISGVIVEDESGTRWTVAADCVVISAGTWSPSLGESVGLNIDVETAKGSMLVVHQEMVNSVVNRCRQPQSFDIAVPLNGSTVFGTTSVIVHSPDDTEVSTEELEQLRAELKKFIPTTATMDESQWNSYAGVRPLVSAAPGEGGAVSRKHAVFAGEVAGVLGVVGGSFSTHRAMAEDVVDRVASQLGVRQESRTAFEALAPATNVVWSDNAPMQRRGIALAS, encoded by the coding sequence ATGGGCAAAGAACGCCTGATTGTCATTGGCGCTGGAGTAACCGGCAGTGCAATCGCCCGCGATGCGTCGATGCGAGGCATTCCGACGACAGTTATAGAATCCGGCGAGATCGGCGGCGGCACGAGTGGACGATTCCATTCGATGCTCCAAAGCGGCGCACGGTACGTGGTTACGGACACGGAGTACGCTGCCGAGTGCATGCAGGAGCGGAAGATCTCGGAGCGCATTGCTTCATTCGCCCGCGTTGATACCGAAGGGTTATTTGTCCTCTTCGAGGACGATGACCCCAAGTTCGGAGACCGTTTCGCGGAAAGCTGCGCGGTCGCCGGAATACCCGCGAAGTGGCTTGACAGTAGCGAGATTGCAGCGAGGGAACCGAATATAGCTGCATCGCAAGGTGGATTTGTCGTTCCAGATGCTGTCTTCCACCCTTGGGAAATGGTGCCAGCTATTGCGGCTTCAGCCATTTCTCATGGTGCTGAATTCCTCACTCACACAAGGGCAGTATCAATCGAATCAACGGGCTCTACTATCTCGGGGGTCATCGTTGAAGACGAGTCGGGGACCCGCTGGACGGTGGCTGCCGATTGCGTCGTAATCTCTGCTGGAACATGGTCTCCATCTCTTGGGGAAAGTGTTGGGCTCAACATTGACGTAGAGACTGCGAAGGGGTCCATGCTTGTTGTGCACCAAGAGATGGTGAATTCCGTCGTTAACCGGTGCCGCCAACCACAGAGTTTCGACATTGCCGTGCCTTTGAACGGCTCCACCGTCTTTGGGACCACTTCGGTGATTGTCCACAGTCCTGACGACACAGAAGTTTCCACCGAGGAACTTGAACAGTTGCGCGCGGAACTGAAGAAATTCATTCCGACGACGGCCACAATGGACGAGAGCCAATGGAATTCGTATGCAGGAGTCCGCCCGTTAGTGTCTGCTGCACCCGGCGAGGGAGGTGCAGTCTCGCGGAAGCATGCCGTCTTCGCCGGGGAAGTGGCAGGTGTGCTTGGCGTCGTCGGAGGCTCTTTTTCCACGCATCGGGCGATGGCGGAGGATGTTGTCGATCGCGTTGCCAGCCAGCTTGGAGTGCGCCAAGAGTCTCGAACCGCATTTGAAGCGTTGGCACCGGCCACCAACGTTGTATGGAGCGACAACGCACCAATGCAACGCCGTGGGATTGCATTGGCAAGCTAA
- a CDS encoding FGGY family carbohydrate kinase, with protein sequence MGVLIGIDHGGSTTTAVVVSSDGLLLGRASVSTERHTPHPGWVEHSPESFVDGSLAAASRALSSAGLQWSDVAAFGIANQGETSIAWDEATGRPVGPALSWQDKRTSNRCAELRDRGLSSTVERISGLSIDPYFAATKYSWLSKSSDEARASRVRGTLRVGGTDSFLIRCLTGGVHATDPSTVSRTALMDLDSATWSSELAGLFDVPRSALPEIRPTVGDFGEIAHEDVPVSRLPITASIVDTNASQFLHELWSPTVVKATLGTGAFIETSAGNSPVRPSNGLAPFIGWRIGDDLRYVLEGSVYDVGAAVDWAVDIGLAESAATTSDLAASVDDTAGVILVPAFSGLAAPHWDSEARATICGLSLKANKAHLARALLEGIGLAITEAILLLADTAGHDDPEVAVDGGPSRNKFLMQLLADLLGYPVRAVQEPDITGFGAACLAGLGKGIFTQADLANLRPDSITYSPMTNTAFREDKRRLWRDAVDWVRKEERFRD encoded by the coding sequence ATGGGTGTTTTGATCGGAATTGACCACGGAGGAAGTACGACCACTGCGGTTGTAGTTTCATCCGACGGGTTACTCCTCGGGCGGGCCTCGGTCTCTACAGAGCGGCACACGCCGCACCCAGGATGGGTCGAGCATTCCCCGGAATCATTCGTCGATGGAAGCCTTGCAGCTGCTTCCCGAGCCCTCTCGTCCGCAGGCCTGCAATGGAGTGACGTTGCAGCTTTCGGCATTGCTAACCAAGGTGAGACGTCTATCGCATGGGACGAAGCCACTGGTCGTCCCGTGGGCCCAGCACTTTCCTGGCAAGACAAAAGGACATCGAACCGCTGCGCAGAACTTCGCGACCGCGGACTTTCATCCACGGTCGAGAGAATTAGCGGACTCTCAATCGATCCATATTTTGCAGCGACGAAGTATTCGTGGCTCAGCAAATCTAGTGATGAAGCGCGCGCTTCACGCGTTCGCGGAACTCTGAGAGTTGGAGGCACCGATTCCTTCCTGATCCGGTGCCTGACAGGTGGAGTTCACGCTACCGACCCTTCGACGGTATCTAGGACGGCATTGATGGATCTTGACTCGGCAACTTGGTCAAGTGAGCTTGCTGGACTATTCGATGTCCCGCGCTCAGCGCTACCTGAAATTCGTCCCACGGTCGGCGACTTTGGAGAAATAGCACACGAAGATGTGCCAGTGTCACGACTGCCTATCACTGCAAGCATTGTGGACACCAACGCGTCTCAATTCCTGCATGAACTCTGGTCGCCCACGGTCGTCAAGGCGACTCTGGGTACCGGCGCATTCATCGAGACGAGCGCCGGCAACTCCCCGGTTCGTCCTTCAAACGGACTTGCACCATTCATCGGCTGGCGAATCGGAGACGACCTGCGATACGTACTCGAAGGTAGCGTTTATGACGTTGGAGCAGCAGTTGACTGGGCAGTAGACATCGGGCTTGCAGAGTCGGCCGCAACGACATCTGACTTGGCCGCGTCGGTTGATGACACTGCGGGCGTCATCCTTGTACCAGCATTCAGTGGTCTCGCCGCCCCACATTGGGACAGCGAAGCTCGTGCAACTATCTGCGGCCTCAGTCTGAAGGCGAACAAGGCACATCTTGCACGTGCCCTGCTCGAGGGCATAGGCCTCGCTATCACTGAGGCTATCCTCCTTTTAGCGGACACAGCTGGCCACGACGACCCCGAGGTGGCAGTTGATGGCGGGCCATCAAGGAACAAGTTCCTCATGCAGTTGTTGGCAGATTTACTTGGTTACCCGGTTCGTGCAGTACAGGAGCCCGATATAACTGGCTTCGGTGCAGCTTGTCTCGCCGGCCTGGGCAAGGGCATCTTCACCCAAGCAGACCTCGCCAATCTGCGCCCAGACTCGATTACATATTCGCCTATGACAAATACAGCGTTCCGCGAGGACAAGCGCCGTTTATGGAGAGACGCGGTGGACTGGGTGCGCAAGGAAGAACGGTTCCGGGATTAG
- a CDS encoding restriction endonuclease, with translation MDQTAGLIGRRRTFWRREKAVEPEAPATPELTEYSAEWQAEVEREAASLWHTTTSSGYIPEVVSDYVDRQIERVASRLSPAELKQRIITRARNLRHEPSDEKVPAAGSQMAELPGEVPRYVKHLSPGIAEVIGEAAALWKAEGTLEAPAVVLEHIDHRLETLSSSPNAERAKAAVLAAAQRRRNTLATSPTAEQEELVEALRRESAIRQKKRIAALRAEFATAVERLRQRLEAEAEAQAARTAQAEKLRQRLREAEEQRRLEQEAEQQRLLAEEEERRLRWLNRPAPAPAPQPYGVSHEGAEHLVVAWMRHLGVLDAEVTQFSGDGGIDVASAQYIAQVKNYAGSVPVIEVRAFFGVAIADEKSPIFFTSGSVTSEGQAFADRVGMALIHYNAEEAVLTGLNSLGAQCVEFSIPQAFTRLNNQLFADCPKPATPRAHGNASRQDDDGTTTPGEARAGRGEDGAAFMLRLASVASSRT, from the coding sequence ATGGACCAAACTGCAGGGCTTATAGGTCGGCGCCGCACATTCTGGCGGCGAGAGAAGGCAGTCGAGCCTGAGGCACCCGCAACACCGGAACTTACCGAGTATTCTGCAGAATGGCAGGCCGAGGTCGAGCGAGAGGCCGCTTCTTTGTGGCATACGACAACGAGCTCGGGGTACATTCCGGAAGTCGTATCCGACTACGTCGATCGGCAAATCGAACGAGTCGCCTCACGTCTGTCGCCTGCCGAGTTGAAGCAGCGCATCATCACGAGAGCGCGGAACCTGCGCCATGAACCTTCAGACGAGAAGGTGCCGGCGGCTGGCAGCCAGATGGCCGAGTTGCCTGGAGAGGTTCCTAGATATGTCAAGCACCTTTCTCCTGGAATCGCCGAAGTCATTGGCGAGGCTGCGGCGCTATGGAAGGCTGAGGGCACGTTAGAGGCTCCCGCAGTCGTCCTGGAGCACATTGACCATCGACTGGAGACACTATCGTCTTCTCCAAATGCCGAACGTGCCAAGGCAGCGGTTCTCGCGGCCGCGCAACGCAGACGGAACACTCTCGCCACCTCGCCCACTGCCGAACAGGAGGAGCTCGTTGAAGCACTTCGCAGAGAGAGTGCCATCCGCCAGAAAAAGAGGATAGCCGCACTTCGTGCGGAGTTTGCCACAGCAGTCGAGCGGCTGAGGCAACGGTTAGAAGCTGAAGCGGAAGCACAGGCAGCTCGCACTGCGCAAGCGGAGAAACTGCGACAGAGGTTACGGGAAGCGGAGGAGCAGCGTCGTCTGGAGCAAGAGGCTGAGCAGCAACGTCTCCTCGCTGAAGAAGAGGAACGAAGGCTACGCTGGCTCAACCGCCCCGCCCCGGCCCCGGCACCGCAGCCATATGGAGTATCGCATGAAGGTGCGGAGCACCTCGTAGTTGCCTGGATGCGTCACCTTGGGGTATTGGACGCCGAGGTCACGCAGTTTTCCGGCGACGGAGGGATAGATGTTGCGTCTGCGCAGTACATCGCTCAAGTCAAGAATTACGCGGGTTCCGTTCCGGTCATCGAGGTTCGAGCCTTCTTTGGCGTCGCCATTGCTGATGAGAAGTCGCCAATCTTCTTCACAAGCGGATCCGTGACATCTGAAGGGCAAGCTTTTGCAGATCGAGTAGGGATGGCACTTATCCATTACAACGCCGAGGAAGCCGTCCTCACCGGGCTCAACAGCCTCGGCGCTCAATGCGTCGAATTCAGCATTCCTCAGGCCTTCACCCGCCTCAACAACCAACTCTTTGCGGACTGTCCCAAACCGGCAACGCCCCGGGCACACGGGAACGCTTCACGGCAGGACGACGACGGGACGACAACGCCGGGCGAAGCGCGGGCGGGGCGTGGCGAAGACGGGGCGGCCTTCATGCTTCGGCTTGCGTCGGTGGCGTCCAGTCGTACCTGA
- a CDS encoding anthranilate synthase component I family protein encodes MSSSFRRIDVSATSAAVAFDVLVGDDAHGFWLTTRSSGRTVSRIGIGEPVSAGVLPVSDSPRRGDATGENWIGWAGYDQSASIWLRAVRYVTVDHSSGLLWAHAPQDEVDAWCDEVRRRVMSLPIRRTRGRADSTDVVAVARHSPDEYRDMIATALDSIRSGDAYQLCLTTRFTVHDSLDPRLVHARLSQANAPYTALIRSDDRALVAASPEQFLRLTASGRVSTSPIKGTRPRESDPALDAQRGLELVSDAKERSENLMIVDLMRNDLSRVCTADSVAVARLFELESHAHVHQLVSQVTGRMREDCTIDDLIDAAFPAGSMTGAPKQRAMQILAGLERGPRGVYAGCFGWLGERGDAELAMTIRSAVFEGDIAYVGAGGGLTIDSRPEFEIDEVAVKAQAPLAALGARLPRPWESRGHDW; translated from the coding sequence ATGTCGAGTTCGTTTCGACGCATTGATGTGTCAGCGACCTCGGCTGCCGTTGCCTTCGACGTGCTCGTCGGCGATGACGCGCATGGGTTCTGGCTCACGACCCGATCGAGCGGACGCACCGTCAGCCGCATTGGCATCGGCGAACCGGTCTCTGCCGGTGTCCTTCCCGTCTCAGACAGCCCACGAAGAGGCGACGCAACGGGAGAGAACTGGATCGGGTGGGCCGGTTACGACCAGAGCGCGTCGATATGGCTGCGTGCAGTGCGCTACGTGACGGTCGACCATTCGTCAGGACTCCTCTGGGCCCATGCGCCACAGGACGAGGTCGACGCGTGGTGCGACGAAGTGAGACGCCGAGTCATGTCTCTGCCGATCCGCCGCACACGGGGGAGAGCAGACAGCACCGATGTCGTGGCGGTCGCACGGCACAGTCCCGACGAATATCGGGACATGATCGCGACAGCTCTCGATTCGATTCGCTCGGGTGACGCGTATCAGCTGTGCCTCACGACACGCTTCACCGTGCACGACTCGCTCGACCCCCGACTCGTCCACGCGCGGCTTTCACAGGCGAACGCGCCCTATACAGCACTGATACGGTCAGACGATCGCGCGCTTGTCGCTGCGTCGCCCGAGCAGTTTCTGCGTCTAACAGCATCCGGTCGGGTGTCGACAAGCCCGATCAAGGGGACCCGCCCGCGCGAAAGCGACCCCGCGCTCGACGCCCAGCGCGGACTGGAGCTCGTGAGCGACGCGAAGGAACGATCCGAGAATCTGATGATCGTTGACTTGATGCGAAACGATCTGAGCCGCGTGTGCACTGCAGACAGCGTGGCGGTTGCACGCCTCTTCGAACTGGAATCGCACGCTCATGTGCACCAGCTCGTCAGCCAGGTGACCGGCCGCATGCGTGAGGACTGCACGATCGACGATCTCATCGACGCAGCGTTTCCCGCCGGGTCGATGACCGGGGCCCCCAAGCAGCGAGCGATGCAGATTCTGGCTGGGCTTGAACGCGGCCCGCGCGGGGTGTACGCGGGATGCTTCGGGTGGCTGGGAGAACGTGGCGATGCCGAGTTGGCGATGACCATTCGGAGTGCTGTCTTCGAGGGGGACATCGCGTACGTCGGGGCTGGCGGCGGCCTGACGATCGATTCGCGACCCGAGTTCGAGATCGACGAGGTCGCGGTGAAGGCGCAAGCGCCACTGGCTGCGCTCGGTGCACGGCTTCCACGGCCGTGGGAATCTCGCGGTCACGATTGGTGA
- a CDS encoding YchJ family protein — protein sequence MSEAERCPCGSGDVFGECCARIVRGTALAPTAEQLMRSRYTAFALGDVGHLMRTWHASTRPREIDLDSSIRWWRLEIVETTGGGPFDRRGTVHFIAHYRTADARARQEERSSFVRDGRAWYYLDGAAVGA from the coding sequence ATGAGTGAGGCAGAGCGGTGCCCATGCGGTAGTGGTGACGTCTTCGGAGAATGCTGTGCGCGCATCGTGCGCGGCACTGCGCTCGCACCAACCGCTGAGCAGCTGATGAGGTCTCGGTACACCGCGTTCGCCCTCGGGGATGTGGGACATCTGATGCGCACGTGGCACGCCTCGACGCGGCCGCGCGAGATCGATCTCGATTCCAGCATCCGATGGTGGCGATTGGAGATTGTGGAGACGACAGGTGGCGGTCCATTCGACCGTCGCGGGACTGTGCACTTCATTGCGCACTACCGAACAGCGGATGCGCGGGCGCGGCAAGAGGAGCGAAGCAGCTTCGTGCGTGATGGTCGCGCGTGGTACTACCTCGATGGTGCTGCAGTGGGCGCATGA
- a CDS encoding FUSC family protein codes for MKLTRRFQTTKRSPLLQVVKTSVAAVLAWVIAGLILPAELPIFAAIASLLVVQPSVNQSFGKAIERSVGVISGVVIASLLSLVLGQYSWVIMLAIIVAVLLSWALRMTTGTSNQVAISAMLVLALGASSPEYALYRIVETLIGAALGIIVNMVIVPPVLVAPVRENVILLGNELAATLERLSAALSEPQSAADRERLMIEARLLRPMKDAAVTSIEEGEESLSLNPRRSAHREQLEELREVTDRFGPVVTRVIGMTRAFRDHYDGGLYREPTLGAIADQLNRAAHDLRLIMRPSIADPEPMTSEFPALTAPLQVKPPQSTHWVLIGSLMEDLRRIREELLIESDEDAV; via the coding sequence ATGAAACTCACCCGGCGCTTCCAAACCACGAAGCGGTCGCCGCTTCTGCAGGTTGTGAAGACGTCTGTCGCAGCTGTGCTCGCTTGGGTGATCGCCGGCCTCATTCTTCCCGCCGAACTGCCCATCTTTGCGGCCATCGCCTCGTTGCTCGTCGTGCAACCGAGCGTCAACCAGTCATTCGGCAAGGCGATCGAGCGCAGCGTCGGAGTCATCTCTGGTGTCGTCATCGCATCATTGCTAAGCCTCGTGCTCGGGCAGTACTCGTGGGTCATCATGCTCGCCATCATCGTCGCCGTGCTGCTGTCATGGGCCCTGCGCATGACAACCGGCACCTCGAACCAGGTAGCGATCAGTGCCATGCTGGTTCTCGCTCTCGGAGCATCCTCACCCGAGTACGCTCTCTACCGTATTGTCGAGACCCTGATCGGTGCCGCACTCGGGATCATCGTCAACATGGTCATCGTCCCGCCCGTTCTCGTCGCTCCCGTCCGCGAGAACGTGATTCTGCTGGGCAACGAGCTGGCTGCGACGCTTGAACGACTCTCGGCAGCTCTCAGCGAGCCGCAATCCGCTGCAGACCGGGAGCGGCTCATGATCGAAGCGCGTCTGCTCCGTCCCATGAAAGACGCCGCCGTCACGTCCATTGAAGAAGGCGAAGAGTCCCTCTCGCTCAATCCACGCAGGTCCGCGCACAGAGAGCAACTCGAAGAGCTCCGCGAGGTGACTGACCGCTTCGGCCCTGTTGTCACACGTGTGATCGGCATGACGCGCGCCTTTCGTGACCATTACGACGGAGGCCTCTACCGCGAGCCGACACTGGGCGCGATCGCCGATCAGCTCAACCGCGCCGCTCATGATCTGCGCCTCATCATGAGGCCGTCTATCGCTGACCCCGAGCCGATGACGAGTGAGTTCCCCGCTCTCACCGCGCCGCTTCAGGTGAAACCCCCGCAGTCCACGCACTGGGTTCTCATCGGGTCTCTCATGGAAGACCTGCGTCGCATTCGCGAAGAACTTCTTATCGAATCCGACGAGGACGCCGTGTGA
- a CDS encoding winged helix DNA-binding domain-containing protein: MIRELTPAQLRRARWLSLGLGVERQPSAGAVVDRLGALQGQDLPGVLHSLAIRLERATVDDISREFDDKTLVRGWPMRGTLHVLRAEDLRPLTRITRKRVLGSMAGRARALNITDAEIDDVMLSVSDDLISSGPVTRAELRDSVGRAYHGGPSSQTVSHLIYRLAVSGTICHGPFRDGQQLIVHTDSWIGHRAESDAEEFLARMLRRFVSGHGPVSDADAARWFGLPLTTIRAARTRLGDAICTVETTSGPQWMVTGAETEQILASLHRRPPVRLLPGFDEFMLGYGDRSFAVPEQFLDEIVPGGNGMFRATVCSGASVIGTWSKAKKRGAVAVAPFSDVTPSMKNAIRVAAREVERVTGNQVTVQFPD; the protein is encoded by the coding sequence GTGATTCGAGAACTTACTCCAGCGCAGCTTCGACGGGCACGATGGCTCTCTCTGGGTCTTGGTGTCGAGCGCCAGCCGTCTGCGGGCGCCGTCGTCGATCGACTGGGGGCCCTGCAGGGCCAGGACCTTCCGGGAGTGCTGCACTCCCTCGCGATTCGTCTCGAGAGAGCCACGGTCGACGACATCAGCAGAGAATTCGATGACAAGACGCTCGTCAGGGGCTGGCCCATGCGCGGTACTCTGCACGTGCTGCGTGCAGAAGACCTGCGTCCGCTCACGCGCATCACGCGCAAACGCGTGCTCGGGAGCATGGCCGGGCGGGCTCGAGCCCTGAACATCACCGACGCCGAGATCGACGACGTCATGCTCTCCGTCTCCGACGATCTCATCAGCTCGGGACCCGTCACTCGCGCCGAGCTTCGCGATAGTGTGGGGCGCGCATACCACGGGGGTCCGAGCAGCCAAACAGTGTCGCACCTGATCTACCGCCTCGCCGTCAGCGGAACCATCTGCCATGGTCCTTTCCGTGACGGCCAGCAGCTGATCGTCCACACAGACTCGTGGATCGGACATCGGGCCGAGAGCGATGCCGAAGAATTCCTGGCCAGGATGCTGCGGCGATTCGTGTCTGGTCATGGCCCTGTCTCCGACGCCGATGCCGCCCGCTGGTTCGGTCTTCCGCTCACGACCATCAGAGCCGCTCGCACAAGGCTCGGCGACGCAATCTGCACGGTGGAGACCACCTCAGGGCCCCAATGGATGGTGACGGGCGCAGAGACCGAGCAGATCCTCGCATCGCTGCATCGGCGGCCGCCCGTCCGGCTGCTGCCGGGATTCGACGAATTCATGCTCGGATACGGCGATCGGTCGTTCGCCGTTCCCGAGCAGTTTCTCGACGAGATCGTTCCTGGCGGAAACGGCATGTTCCGAGCAACCGTCTGCTCGGGAGCGTCTGTGATCGGAACCTGGTCGAAGGCCAAGAAGCGAGGCGCTGTTGCGGTGGCTCCGTTTTCTGACGTTACGCCGTCGATGAAGAACGCTATTCGTGTCGCCGCGCGCGAGGTCGAACGTGTCACGGGCAACCAGGTGACGGTGCAGTTCCCCGATTAG